The genomic DNA CTGAGTGCGTCATTCAGTCTTCAGGGTAACAACAGGAGCCTTATTGTCCGCTACCACGGTCAGGACACCGATTCACTAAGAGACCTCAAGGTAGTTGTAGTTACCGGAAGGATGAATACCAAAACAGCAGAATTTGAAGGCGAGGCCCTTTCCCTCGTTCCCAACTACGGATTTGTGGCAGTTTCGTATCTGCTGGGCATATTGCCAACCTGCCTTTTCCTGTTTTTGATGGAACGAAAGCTTCGCTTACTATACACAGAGGTTAAAGAGGCAAAGCTCTACGAACCGGAGGTCATGTAGTTTGACAAAAGGCAGAAAGATTGGCATTGGCGTAAGCATTCTCATTATTGCAGGAGCGCTTGGATATCTTGCGCTTGGAAACTTCGGGGAAAATCTGATCTATTTTTATACCCCATCGGAGATCCGTACGCTTTCCCCTGATTATTACGGCAGGAAGGTTCGGGTAGGAGGAATGGTTGTAATGGGAAGCCTGAAAGTCATTCCCAATACCCTTCGTATGAACTTTGACCTCACTGACGGTGCTGAGACAATCCAGGTAGCCTTTGAAGGTGTGCCTCCGGACCTCTTCAAGGAGGGGACCGGGGCTGTTGCAGAGGGCTATTGGGACTCCGGCAAAATCTTTCACTCCAATATGATTATGGCCAAACATTCAGAAGACTATATGCCAATAGAGATGAAACGGGCAGGTGTGGAGCTGCCAAAGAAGGACTTTATAAAATCACTGCAGGAATAGATAATTTATGCAACACTGGAAATACACAGTATGATGATAGAGCTCGGTTACTTCGCTGTAATCACTGCACTAATGGTATCCATAGCCGGAATAATCATCCCTGTTGCCGGCCTTTGGACAGTAAATAACAGCTTGATACGGGCCGGACGGCAGATTGTCACAGTAAACTTCCTCCTGATTTCACTTGCCTGCGGAACCCTTATTTACTCCTTCCTGATGCGCGACTTCTCGGTGAAATATGTTGCAATGAACTCCAACAGCCGGCTGCCTGTCTTCTATACAATTGCAGCCCTTTGGGGAGGAC from Nitrospirota bacterium includes the following:
- a CDS encoding cytochrome c maturation protein CcmE — encoded protein: MSRVKTLFYIRWGIILLVIFTIAVLGYQRYLRDVASLTPDQILEHPSNETVRISGMIQGGSLTREDDGLSASFSLQGNNRSLIVRYHGQDTDSLRDLKVVVVTGRMNTKTAEFEGEALSLVPNYGFVAVSYLLGILPTCLFLFLMERKLRLLYTEVKEAKLYEPEVM
- a CDS encoding cytochrome c maturation protein CcmE, yielding MTKGRKIGIGVSILIIAGALGYLALGNFGENLIYFYTPSEIRTLSPDYYGRKVRVGGMVVMGSLKVIPNTLRMNFDLTDGAETIQVAFEGVPPDLFKEGTGAVAEGYWDSGKIFHSNMIMAKHSEDYMPIEMKRAGVELPKKDFIKSLQE